A portion of the Hydrogenimonas thermophila genome contains these proteins:
- a CDS encoding globin has protein sequence MNYTITPISGPGFRPPVTKPDPAFLQAIGEEGMRALVSRFYDLLVQSEIKHLFPTTPEGLEEAKRNSADFFIQICGGYPYFNERRGAPMMGKRHQPFAIDAKARVIWLENFALALEPVEAPEELKQSFWNYLDIFSAWMINR, from the coding sequence ATGAACTATACAATAACACCTATTAGTGGACCTGGTTTTAGACCACCTGTTACAAAGCCAGACCCTGCATTTTTACAAGCAATTGGAGAAGAAGGAATGCGTGCTTTAGTAAGCCGCTTTTATGATCTGTTAGTACAAAGCGAAATTAAACATCTTTTTCCTACTACTCCAGAAGGTCTGGAAGAGGCTAAACGCAATAGTGCCGACTTCTTTATTCAAATATGTGGTGGATACCCATACTTCAATGAACGACGTGGCGCACCAATGATGGGTAAACGTCACCAACCATTTGCAATAGATGCTAAAGCACGTGTAATTTGGCTTGAAAATTTTGCACTGGCACTAGAACCTGTCGAAGCACCTGAAGAACTCAAACAGAGTTTCTGGAACTACCTCGACATTTTTTCAGCATGGATGATTAACCGCTAA